A genomic stretch from Georgenia muralis includes:
- the nrdE gene encoding class 1b ribonucleoside-diphosphate reductase subunit alpha yields MAATLTGTGVEVTSAPELDYHALNAMLNLYDADGRIQLDKDREAARQYFLQHVNQNTVFFHNLREKLDYLVEQGYYEAVVLEQYSFEFLTALWDFAYAKKFRFETFLGAFKYYTSYTLKTFDGKRYLERFEDRVVMVALTLAAGDETLAHNLVEEIISGRFQPATPTFLNAGKQQRGEFVSCFLLRIEDNMESIARGINSALQLSKRGGGVALSLTNVRESGAPIKKIENQSSGVIPVMKLLEDSFSYANQLGARQGAGAVYLHAHHPDIMRFLDTKRENADEKIRIKTLSLGVVIPDVTFELAKNNEDMYLFSPYDVERVYGVPFSEVNVSEKYREMVDDGRIKKKKLSARKFFQTIAELQFESGYPYIMFEDTVNRANPVAGKVTMSNLCSEILQVSTPSTYNDDLSYNEVGHDISCNLGSLNIAKAMDSPDLGRTVGTAIRSLTAVSDQTHIWSVPSIEHGNNAAHAIGLGQMNLHGYLARERIHYGSEEGLDFTNMYFYAVTFHAVTESNKLAIERGRAFAGFEESKYATGEYFAKYIDRVWEPRTERVRQLFAEAGVHLPTQDDWRALAASVKEHGIYNQYLQAVPPTGSISYINNSTSSIHPIVSKVEIRKEGKIGRVYYPAPYLTNDNLEYYEDAYEIGPEKIIDTYAEATQHVDQGLSLTLFFKDTVTTRDVNKAQIYAWRKGIKTLYYIRLRQMALEGTEVEGCVSCML; encoded by the coding sequence TTGGCAGCAACGCTCACAGGTACCGGCGTAGAGGTCACCAGCGCGCCGGAGCTCGACTACCACGCGCTCAACGCGATGCTCAACCTCTACGACGCCGACGGGAGGATCCAGCTCGACAAGGACCGCGAGGCCGCGCGCCAGTACTTCCTCCAGCACGTCAACCAGAACACGGTCTTCTTCCACAACCTGCGGGAGAAGCTCGACTACCTGGTCGAGCAGGGCTACTACGAGGCCGTTGTCCTCGAGCAGTACTCCTTCGAGTTCCTCACCGCGCTGTGGGACTTCGCGTATGCCAAGAAGTTCCGCTTCGAGACCTTCCTCGGAGCGTTCAAGTACTACACGTCGTACACGTTGAAGACCTTTGACGGGAAGCGCTACCTCGAGCGGTTCGAGGACCGCGTCGTCATGGTGGCCCTCACCCTCGCCGCCGGCGACGAGACCCTCGCGCACAACCTCGTCGAGGAGATCATCTCGGGCCGCTTCCAGCCGGCCACCCCGACGTTCCTCAACGCCGGGAAGCAGCAGCGCGGCGAGTTCGTCAGCTGCTTCCTCCTGCGCATCGAGGACAACATGGAGTCCATCGCGCGCGGCATCAACTCGGCGCTCCAGCTGTCCAAGCGTGGCGGCGGCGTGGCGCTGTCGCTGACGAACGTGCGGGAGTCCGGGGCGCCGATCAAGAAGATCGAGAACCAGTCCTCCGGCGTCATCCCCGTGATGAAGCTCCTCGAGGACTCCTTCTCCTACGCCAACCAGCTGGGGGCCCGCCAGGGTGCCGGAGCGGTGTACCTGCACGCGCACCACCCCGACATCATGCGGTTCCTCGACACCAAGCGGGAGAACGCGGACGAGAAGATCCGCATCAAGACCCTCTCCCTCGGTGTGGTCATCCCCGACGTCACGTTCGAGCTCGCGAAGAACAACGAGGACATGTACCTGTTCTCGCCCTACGACGTCGAGCGCGTCTACGGGGTGCCGTTCTCCGAGGTGAACGTCTCGGAGAAGTACCGCGAGATGGTCGACGACGGGCGGATCAAGAAGAAGAAGCTCAGCGCCCGGAAGTTCTTCCAGACGATCGCCGAGCTGCAGTTCGAGTCGGGCTACCCGTACATCATGTTCGAGGACACGGTGAACCGGGCGAACCCGGTCGCGGGCAAGGTCACGATGTCGAACCTCTGCTCGGAGATCCTCCAGGTCTCCACCCCCTCGACCTACAACGACGACCTGTCGTACAACGAGGTCGGGCACGACATCTCGTGCAACCTGGGCTCGCTCAACATCGCCAAGGCCATGGACTCCCCGGACCTCGGCCGGACCGTCGGCACGGCGATCCGCTCCCTGACGGCGGTGTCGGACCAGACCCACATCTGGTCGGTGCCCTCGATCGAGCACGGCAACAACGCCGCGCACGCGATCGGACTGGGACAGATGAACCTGCACGGCTACCTCGCCCGGGAGCGCATCCACTACGGGTCCGAGGAGGGCCTCGACTTCACGAACATGTACTTCTACGCGGTGACGTTCCACGCCGTGACGGAGTCGAACAAGCTCGCCATCGAGCGTGGCCGGGCCTTCGCCGGTTTCGAGGAGTCGAAGTATGCCACGGGCGAGTACTTCGCGAAGTACATCGACCGGGTGTGGGAGCCGCGCACCGAGCGGGTCCGGCAGCTCTTCGCCGAGGCCGGGGTGCACCTCCCCACGCAGGACGACTGGCGCGCCCTGGCTGCCTCCGTCAAGGAGCACGGCATCTACAACCAGTACCTCCAGGCCGTGCCGCCCACCGGGTCGATCTCCTACATCAACAACTCCACCTCCTCCATCCACCCGATCGTCTCCAAGGTCGAGATCCGCAAGGAGGGCAAGATCGGGCGGGTGTACTACCCGGCGCCGTACCTGACGAACGACAACCTCGAGTACTACGAGGACGCGTACGAGATCGGCCCCGAGAAGATCATCGACACCTACGCCGAGGCCACCCAGCATGTCGACCAGGGCCTCTCGCTCACGCTGTTCTTCAAGGACACCGTCACCACCCGCGACGTCAACAAGGCCCAGATCTACGCCTGGCGCAAGGGCATCAAGACGCTGTACTACATCCGGCTGCGCCAGATGGCCCTCGAGGGCACCGAGGTCGAGGGCTGCGTCTCCTGCATGCTCTGA
- the nrdF gene encoding class 1b ribonucleoside-diphosphate reductase subunit beta, producing MSEKLKLVSRVQAINWNRVQDEKDVEVWDRLTGNFWLPEKVPLSNDIQSWHTLAPHEQLTTTRVFTGLTLLDTVQGTVGAVSLIPDAVTPHEEAVYTNIAFMESVHAKSYSSIFSTLISTQEIDEAFRWSEENENLQRKARIVMDYYRGDDPEKRKVASTMLESFLFYSGFYAPMYWSSRAKLTNTADLIRLIIRDEAVHGYYIGYKYQQAVAKASPARQQELKDYTFELLFELYENEEQYTEDLYDPLGLTEDVKAFLRYNANKALMNLGYEALFPADATAVNPAILSALSPNADENHDFFSGSGSSYVMGKAVDTQDEDWEF from the coding sequence GTGTCCGAGAAGCTGAAGCTGGTCAGCCGGGTCCAGGCGATCAACTGGAACCGGGTCCAGGACGAGAAGGACGTCGAGGTCTGGGACCGGCTGACGGGGAACTTCTGGCTGCCGGAGAAGGTGCCGTTGTCCAACGACATCCAGTCCTGGCACACGCTCGCCCCGCACGAGCAGCTGACGACGACGCGCGTCTTCACCGGGCTGACCCTGCTCGACACCGTCCAGGGCACCGTCGGGGCGGTCAGCCTCATCCCGGACGCGGTCACCCCGCACGAGGAGGCCGTCTACACGAACATCGCGTTCATGGAGTCCGTGCACGCGAAGAGCTACTCCTCGATCTTCTCCACCCTCATCTCCACGCAGGAGATCGACGAGGCGTTCCGGTGGTCGGAGGAGAACGAGAACCTCCAGCGCAAGGCCCGGATCGTCATGGACTACTACCGCGGCGACGACCCCGAGAAGCGCAAGGTCGCCTCCACGATGCTGGAGTCCTTCCTCTTCTACTCCGGCTTCTACGCGCCGATGTACTGGTCCAGCCGGGCCAAGCTGACGAACACGGCCGACCTCATCCGGCTCATCATCCGCGACGAGGCCGTGCACGGGTACTACATCGGCTACAAGTACCAGCAGGCCGTGGCCAAGGCTTCGCCGGCGCGGCAGCAGGAGCTCAAGGACTACACGTTCGAGCTCCTCTTCGAGCTCTACGAGAACGAGGAGCAGTACACCGAGGACCTCTACGACCCCCTCGGCCTGACCGAGGACGTCAAGGCGTTCCTGCGCTACAACGCCAACAAGGCGCTGATGAACCTCGGCTACGAGGCGCTGTTCCCGGCCGACGCGACCGCGGTCAACCCCGCGATCCTCTCGGCGCTGAGCCCCAACGCCGACGAGAACCACGACTTCTTCTCGGGCTCGGGCTCGAGCTACGTCATGGGCAAGGCCGTCGACACCCAGGACGAGGACTGGGAGTTCTGA
- a CDS encoding alpha-N-arabinofuranosidase: MAPTTRAVIDLDVPGPTISRHLYGHFAEHLGRCVYGGFWVGEDSEIPNERGIRLDVVEALRALRIPNLRWPGGCFADEYHWKDGIGPREDRPRMVNTHWGDVEENNHFGTHEFMDLCEMLGADPYVNGNVGSGTVREMSEWVEYLTRDGDSPMVALRRANGRDEPWKVPFFGIGNEPWGCGGNMRAETYAELARQYGTYCRDHGDNVLYRIAAGAADDDYHWTETLMKAVSCLGCTREPKQFFQGLSFHYYTFNGQWADKGSATEFTEDEYYETMAKARDVERVIKGHAAVMDVYDPAKRVGLILDEWGTWWNVEPGTNPGFLYQQNTLRDALVAAVHLDAFHRHADRLVMANIAQTVNVLQAMILTDEQSGALVLTPSYHVFAMNTGHHDATALDVRLLDGVATRTVCTPRGEEELETLSVSASTKDGAALVSLTNLDAQDDTRVVLDLRGRDVTGHRARILTAPALHDHNTPTRGDAVAPRDHDGVRTHERGLVVDVPAHSYVTVRLELA; this comes from the coding sequence ATGGCCCCCACCACCCGCGCCGTGATCGACCTCGACGTCCCCGGGCCCACGATCAGCCGGCACCTCTACGGCCACTTCGCCGAGCACCTCGGCCGGTGCGTCTACGGCGGGTTCTGGGTAGGGGAGGACTCCGAGATCCCGAACGAGCGTGGGATCCGGCTCGACGTCGTCGAGGCTCTGCGCGCCCTGCGCATCCCGAACCTGCGCTGGCCGGGGGGCTGCTTCGCCGACGAGTACCACTGGAAGGACGGGATCGGTCCGCGTGAGGACCGCCCCCGCATGGTGAACACCCACTGGGGCGACGTCGAGGAGAACAACCACTTCGGCACGCACGAGTTCATGGACCTGTGCGAGATGCTCGGCGCCGACCCGTACGTCAACGGCAACGTCGGCTCCGGCACGGTCCGGGAGATGAGCGAGTGGGTCGAGTACCTCACGCGCGACGGCGACTCCCCGATGGTGGCGCTGCGCAGGGCCAACGGCCGGGACGAGCCGTGGAAGGTGCCGTTCTTCGGCATCGGCAACGAGCCGTGGGGCTGCGGAGGCAACATGCGTGCCGAGACGTACGCCGAGCTCGCCCGCCAGTACGGCACCTACTGCCGTGACCACGGCGACAACGTGCTGTACCGCATCGCCGCCGGCGCCGCCGACGACGACTACCACTGGACCGAGACGCTCATGAAGGCCGTGAGCTGCCTGGGCTGCACCCGCGAGCCGAAGCAATTCTTCCAGGGGCTGTCCTTCCACTACTACACGTTCAACGGGCAGTGGGCGGACAAGGGCAGCGCGACCGAGTTCACCGAGGACGAGTACTACGAGACGATGGCGAAGGCGCGCGACGTCGAGCGGGTCATCAAGGGCCACGCCGCCGTCATGGACGTCTACGACCCGGCGAAGCGGGTGGGGCTGATCCTCGACGAGTGGGGCACCTGGTGGAACGTGGAGCCGGGCACCAACCCCGGCTTCCTGTACCAGCAGAACACCCTGCGCGACGCCCTTGTGGCCGCCGTGCACCTCGACGCCTTCCACCGCCACGCCGACCGGCTCGTCATGGCCAACATCGCCCAGACCGTCAACGTCCTCCAGGCGATGATCCTCACCGACGAGCAGTCCGGCGCCCTGGTGCTGACCCCGAGCTACCACGTGTTCGCGATGAACACCGGTCACCACGACGCGACGGCGCTCGACGTGCGACTGCTCGACGGCGTCGCGACGCGCACCGTGTGCACACCGCGCGGCGAGGAGGAGCTCGAGACCCTCTCCGTCTCGGCCTCGACCAAGGACGGCGCGGCGCTGGTGTCGCTGACGAACCTCGACGCCCAGGACGACACCCGGGTTGTCCTCGACCTGCGCGGCCGGGACGTCACCGGGCACCGTGCCCGGATCCTCACCGCCCCGGCCCTGCACGACCACAACACGCCCACGCGCGGTGACGCCGTCGCCCCGCGCGACCACGACGGCGTGCGGACGCACGAGCGTGGTCTCGTCGTCGACGTCCCGGCCCACTCCTACGTCACCGTCCGGCTGGAGCTGGCATGA
- a CDS encoding glycoside hydrolase family 2 TIM barrel-domain containing protein produces the protein MTAGPPATAPTAASTSPAPRTPAASTSPAADPTTTGATMTHESVHVPEGVRPARFRPSAGASSAPSGSLDGEWRFRLFPEAETGADPADDGTGWDTVTVPGHWQLAGAPDAWPYGRPAYTNVLFPIPVDPPRVPRENPTGEYRRTFDVPAAWTSGGRVVLRFEGVDSWFEVALNGSVLARSHGSRLPTEVDVTGAVRAGENLLAVRVTQWSAQTYVEDQDQWWLAGIFRPVTLEHRPDGGIEHVRVHADYDHTTGTGTLRVDVEGGPARVTVPELGIDAAAGEDVTVAVEPWSAEVPRLYRATVTTGAETVGIDVGFRRVVIVDGVFTVNGTPVKLRGVNRHEFEPTRGRAVTPETMLEDVLLMKRHHVNAVRTSHYPPHPHFLDLCDVHGLYVVDENDFETHGFEPLGWRGNPTDASEWEPLLVDRVTRMVRRDAHHPSIVMWSLGNEAGTGRNLAAMARAIRDLDPTRPLHYEGDWSCEHVDVYSRMYATSEEVALIGRGEETPLPDGGLDARRRAMPFVQCEYAHAMGNGPGGLSDYDALFDAHPRLMGGFVWEWIDHGITTRDDDGTVFAGYGGDFGEELHDGTFIADGMLLPDRTPSPGVVEMAAVYAPVRVDVDPAHPGELTVRNRYAFRDTSHVRLVWSLTADGEEVATGELDETPLAPGTSRTFAPAADLLDGVDADPRAALWWTVRALQRDGVAGDAAWASPGTELGAGQLLLRPAGPLPAAAGSAGRAEGASPARAQAGGDSAGARPARTDDGGFTVGPVRLDRSGRLVAIGERRVGVARVDAWRAPTDNDARTSWNDPIGDADAWERAGLTRLHERLDTVGVDGEALVVTGRTAGSATDCGLGVRYTWRPVDEQAVDLTLEITPEGRWPGSVARLGLLLAIEQPDAGDVMVDWVGLGPLESYADSARAALAGRWRHTVAELQTPYTHPQENGARRGVTRAALDLGGATLGLEAGGVTVGGRTVHGFELTARPWSDRALAAAAHPHELVADGMLWLHLDAAQHGLGSAACGPGVLPNARLVPTPVSLEVRLTIG, from the coding sequence ATGACCGCCGGACCCCCCGCCACCGCCCCCACCGCCGCCAGCACGAGTCCCGCCCCCCGCACGCCCGCCGCCAGCACGAGTCCCGCCGCCGACCCCACGACCACCGGAGCCACGATGACGCACGAGTCCGTCCACGTCCCCGAGGGCGTCCGCCCGGCGCGGTTCCGCCCGTCCGCCGGCGCCTCGTCCGCGCCGTCCGGCAGCCTCGACGGCGAGTGGCGCTTCCGCCTCTTCCCGGAGGCGGAGACCGGCGCAGACCCCGCCGACGACGGCACCGGCTGGGACACCGTGACCGTCCCAGGGCACTGGCAGCTCGCCGGCGCGCCGGACGCCTGGCCCTACGGCCGGCCCGCGTACACCAACGTCCTCTTCCCGATCCCCGTCGACCCGCCCCGCGTGCCGCGGGAGAACCCGACCGGGGAGTACCGCCGCACGTTCGACGTCCCCGCCGCCTGGACATCCGGCGGCCGCGTGGTGCTGCGGTTCGAGGGAGTCGACTCGTGGTTCGAGGTCGCGCTCAACGGTAGCGTCCTCGCCCGCTCGCACGGCTCGCGCCTGCCCACCGAGGTCGACGTCACCGGCGCCGTCCGCGCCGGCGAGAACCTCCTCGCGGTGCGGGTGACCCAGTGGTCGGCCCAGACGTACGTCGAGGACCAGGACCAGTGGTGGCTCGCCGGCATCTTCCGCCCCGTCACACTCGAGCACCGCCCCGACGGCGGGATCGAGCACGTGCGCGTGCACGCCGACTACGACCACACCACCGGCACCGGCACACTGCGGGTGGACGTCGAGGGCGGTCCCGCCCGGGTCACCGTCCCCGAGCTGGGGATCGACGCCGCCGCGGGCGAGGACGTCACGGTCGCCGTCGAGCCGTGGTCGGCCGAGGTGCCGCGGCTGTACCGGGCCACCGTCACGACCGGCGCCGAGACCGTGGGCATCGACGTCGGCTTCCGCCGCGTCGTGATCGTCGACGGCGTGTTCACCGTCAACGGGACCCCGGTCAAGCTCCGCGGCGTCAACCGGCACGAGTTCGAGCCCACCCGCGGGCGCGCCGTCACCCCCGAGACGATGCTCGAGGACGTGCTCCTCATGAAGCGGCACCACGTCAACGCCGTGCGCACGAGCCACTACCCGCCGCACCCGCACTTCCTCGACCTCTGCGACGTCCACGGCCTCTACGTCGTCGACGAGAACGACTTCGAGACCCATGGCTTCGAGCCGCTCGGCTGGCGCGGCAACCCCACCGACGCGTCCGAGTGGGAGCCGCTGCTCGTGGACCGGGTGACCCGCATGGTCCGGCGGGACGCGCACCACCCCAGCATCGTCATGTGGTCCCTCGGCAACGAGGCGGGCACGGGCCGCAACCTCGCCGCCATGGCCCGCGCGATCCGCGACCTCGACCCCACCCGCCCGCTGCACTACGAGGGCGACTGGTCGTGCGAGCACGTCGACGTCTACTCCCGGATGTACGCCACCTCTGAGGAGGTCGCCCTTATCGGTCGCGGCGAGGAGACGCCCCTGCCCGACGGCGGCCTCGACGCGCGTCGTCGTGCGATGCCGTTCGTCCAGTGCGAGTACGCCCACGCCATGGGCAACGGACCTGGCGGCCTGTCCGACTACGACGCCCTCTTCGACGCCCACCCCCGGCTCATGGGCGGGTTCGTCTGGGAGTGGATCGACCACGGCATCACCACCCGCGACGACGACGGCACCGTGTTCGCCGGCTACGGCGGCGACTTCGGCGAGGAGCTCCACGACGGCACCTTCATCGCCGACGGCATGCTCCTGCCCGATCGCACCCCCTCCCCGGGCGTGGTCGAGATGGCGGCGGTCTACGCCCCGGTCCGCGTCGACGTCGACCCGGCGCACCCGGGCGAGCTGACCGTGCGCAACCGGTACGCCTTCCGCGACACTTCGCACGTCCGGCTCGTCTGGTCCCTCACCGCCGACGGTGAGGAGGTCGCCACCGGCGAGCTCGACGAGACCCCGCTCGCGCCGGGGACGTCCCGGACGTTCGCACCTGCGGCGGACCTCCTCGACGGCGTCGACGCGGACCCGCGGGCCGCCCTGTGGTGGACGGTCCGCGCCCTCCAGCGCGACGGTGTGGCCGGCGACGCCGCCTGGGCGTCCCCCGGCACCGAGCTGGGGGCCGGCCAGCTGCTCCTGCGCCCCGCCGGACCGCTCCCCGCGGCGGCCGGGAGCGCGGGTCGCGCGGAGGGCGCCAGCCCGGCTCGAGCGCAGGCCGGGGGTGACTCCGCCGGCGCCCGTCCGGCGCGCACGGACGACGGCGGGTTCACCGTCGGGCCCGTACGCCTGGACCGGTCGGGCCGGCTCGTCGCCATCGGTGAGCGGCGCGTCGGCGTGGCCCGTGTCGACGCGTGGCGCGCCCCGACCGACAACGACGCCCGCACGTCCTGGAACGACCCCATCGGTGACGCGGATGCCTGGGAGCGCGCCGGCCTGACGCGGCTCCACGAGCGGCTCGACACGGTCGGGGTCGACGGCGAGGCGCTCGTCGTCACCGGCCGCACCGCCGGCTCCGCCACCGACTGCGGCCTCGGGGTGCGCTACACGTGGCGCCCGGTGGACGAGCAGGCCGTCGACCTCACGCTCGAGATCACCCCTGAGGGACGCTGGCCCGGGTCCGTCGCCCGCCTCGGTCTGCTCCTCGCGATCGAGCAGCCCGACGCGGGTGACGTCATGGTCGACTGGGTGGGTCTGGGCCCGCTCGAGTCCTACGCCGACTCGGCGAGGGCGGCGCTCGCGGGCCGGTGGCGCCACACCGTGGCCGAGCTGCAGACCCCGTACACCCACCCGCAGGAGAACGGTGCCCGGCGCGGCGTGACCCGAGCCGCGCTCGACCTCGGCGGGGCGACGCTCGGTCTCGAGGCCGGCGGGGTCACGGTGGGCGGCCGGACGGTGCACGGGTTCGAGCTCACCGCCCGCCCGTGGTCCGACCGGGCTCTGGCGGCGGCCGCGCACCCGCACGAGCTCGTTGCTGACGGGATGCTCTGGCTGCACCTCGACGCCGCCCAGCACGGTCTCGGCTCGGCCGCGTGCGGGCCCGGCGTGCTGCCGAACGCGCGCCTCGTGCCCACGCCCGTGAGCCTGGAGGTGCGCCTGACGATCGGCTGA
- a CDS encoding GyrI-like domain-containing protein, with protein MTEFRIIEEPEQLTAGIRRQVRTTELPAFFDDAFHEVFEALREAGVAPAGAPYARYRGPVGETVDVEAGFPVLEAFSGGEIAGGALPAGRAVEAVHTGSYDALHETYEAIETWLGEKGLTASAEMWEIYESGPESDPDPATWRTRVVWPVSGT; from the coding sequence GTGACGGAGTTCAGGATCATCGAGGAGCCGGAGCAGCTCACGGCAGGCATTCGCCGGCAGGTGCGCACCACCGAGCTGCCGGCGTTCTTCGACGACGCCTTCCACGAGGTCTTCGAGGCCCTGCGGGAGGCGGGCGTGGCGCCGGCCGGCGCTCCGTACGCCCGCTACCGCGGCCCCGTCGGCGAGACCGTGGACGTCGAGGCGGGCTTCCCCGTGCTGGAGGCGTTCTCCGGCGGGGAGATCGCCGGCGGCGCACTCCCCGCCGGCCGTGCCGTCGAGGCGGTGCACACCGGCAGCTACGACGCCCTCCACGAGACGTACGAGGCCATCGAGACCTGGCTCGGGGAGAAGGGCCTCACCGCCTCCGCCGAGATGTGGGAGATCTACGAGTCGGGGCCGGAGTCCGACCCCGACCCCGCCACCTGGCGCACCCGGGTGGTGTGGCCGGTCTCCGGCACGTAG
- a CDS encoding HNH endonuclease encodes MAAEAVVDPGTALAAGVADLLTACAGLAELDVHGLAFTALAQTAQDLERVRRHLTGLEAKVLAAVDADGRWATGGARTLPAWVRQTTGAHPATAARRVRTARALREVLPATATALSAGMISDEHVGVLIRHATDTPARVAQLADPELGEDFLLTHAMGLDVARFTRLVQHWAIRTDPDAADRSYTDDLDREELFISDVPGGSLLRGFLATANATALKEALTARTGVPPAGDTRTPAQRRAAALNGLTHLALDSGTLQPTARIRPHLAVTTTLDTLLALVAASAHGTGGAGGAGGAGRGDAGTGGVEDAGEDGDALARITADLDPGVLAGIEAATLADNTPIPFTLLQRLACASAVHRVIFGPDAEILDVGREERLFTTAQTRAIIARDRHCQYPGCDAPPGEGEIHHNLWWYAHHGPTDITNAILLCWHHHDHVHAQHLTIERHPTHWRFLDRHGTPTGTTPITTPGTPPSPGSPPSPGSPPTPASPPTSGSPPTPGSPPTPGSPPTTGSPPGTGSPPTPGPSTSAD; translated from the coding sequence GTGGCGGCGGAGGCGGTGGTCGATCCCGGGACCGCGTTGGCGGCCGGGGTCGCCGACCTGCTGACCGCGTGCGCGGGGTTGGCGGAGCTGGACGTGCACGGGCTGGCGTTCACCGCCCTGGCCCAGACCGCCCAGGACTTGGAGCGGGTCCGCCGTCACCTCACCGGCCTGGAGGCCAAGGTCCTGGCCGCGGTCGACGCCGACGGGCGGTGGGCCACCGGCGGGGCCAGGACCCTGCCCGCCTGGGTCCGCCAGACCACCGGCGCCCACCCCGCCACCGCCGCCCGGCGGGTCCGTACCGCCCGGGCCCTGCGCGAGGTCCTGCCCGCCACCGCCACGGCCCTGTCCGCGGGGATGATCAGTGACGAGCACGTCGGGGTCCTGATCCGCCACGCCACCGACACCCCCGCCCGGGTGGCGCAGCTGGCCGACCCCGAGCTGGGTGAGGACTTCCTCCTCACCCACGCGATGGGCCTGGACGTGGCCCGGTTCACCCGCCTGGTCCAGCACTGGGCCATCCGTACCGACCCCGACGCCGCCGACCGGTCCTACACCGACGACCTGGACCGTGAGGAGCTGTTCATCTCCGACGTCCCCGGCGGGTCCCTCCTACGCGGCTTCCTCGCCACCGCCAACGCCACCGCCCTGAAAGAAGCCCTCACCGCCCGCACCGGCGTCCCGCCCGCCGGGGACACCCGCACCCCCGCCCAACGCCGCGCCGCGGCCCTGAACGGCCTCACCCACCTCGCCCTGGACTCCGGCACCCTCCAACCCACCGCCCGGATCCGCCCCCACCTGGCCGTGACCACCACCCTGGACACCCTCCTCGCCCTGGTCGCCGCCTCCGCACACGGCACCGGCGGCGCCGGCGGCGCCGGCGGCGCCGGGCGGGGTGACGCCGGCACGGGCGGCGTCGAGGACGCGGGCGAGGACGGGGACGCCCTGGCCCGGATCACCGCCGACCTCGACCCCGGTGTCCTCGCCGGGATCGAGGCCGCGACCCTGGCCGACAACACCCCCATCCCCTTCACCCTGCTCCAACGCCTGGCCTGCGCCAGCGCCGTCCACCGCGTCATCTTCGGCCCCGACGCCGAGATCCTCGACGTCGGCCGCGAAGAACGCCTCTTCACCACCGCCCAGACCCGGGCGATCATCGCCCGCGACCGGCACTGCCAGTACCCCGGCTGCGACGCCCCACCCGGCGAGGGCGAGATCCACCACAACCTCTGGTGGTACGCCCACCACGGCCCCACCGACATCACCAACGCCATCCTGCTGTGCTGGCACCACCACGACCACGTCCACGCCCAACACCTCACCATCGAACGCCACCCCACCCACTGGCGTTTCCTCGACCGCCACGGCACCCCCACCGGCACCACCCCCATCACCACCCCCGGAACACCACCGAGCCCCGGATCGCCACCGAGCCCCGGGTCGCCCCCGACCCCGGCATCACCACCGACCTCAGGGTCACCACCGACCCCAGGGTCACCGCCGACCCCAGGGTCACCACCGACCACCGGATCACCGCCGGGCACGGGGTCGCCGCCGACCCCCGGACCGAGTACCTCAGCCGACTGA
- a CDS encoding diacylglycerol/lipid kinase family protein: MPHPRLVLANAAAGSADDEAVTAALAVLRGAGEVEVVAPDGPAELCRALAGAEGRDVVIMGGDGSIHACLDTLARLGTTADVGPFAIVPLGTGNDLARGLGLPLDAEAAARVALTGRTRSLDLLVDDDGAVVVNAVHAGVGAEAAAKAEGLKKVLGPAAYPVGALRAGTGVTGWRLRITLDGTVLHEGDVLMVTVGLGSSIGGGTQVAPDAEPDDGLADVVVATATGPLARAGYARDLRHGEHLGRDDVVLARGTEVRVEAVGPEDAFRTNADGEVTGPHASRTWRVVPGAWRCRVPG, translated from the coding sequence ATGCCGCACCCACGTCTGGTCCTGGCCAACGCCGCCGCCGGCTCCGCCGACGACGAGGCGGTGACCGCCGCCCTCGCAGTCCTGCGCGGCGCCGGGGAGGTCGAGGTCGTCGCCCCCGACGGCCCCGCCGAGCTGTGCCGAGCCCTCGCCGGCGCCGAGGGGCGCGACGTGGTCATCATGGGCGGCGACGGTTCGATCCATGCCTGCCTCGACACCCTCGCCAGGCTGGGAACGACCGCGGACGTCGGACCGTTCGCGATCGTGCCGCTCGGCACGGGCAACGACCTCGCCCGGGGGCTCGGCCTCCCGCTGGACGCGGAGGCGGCCGCGCGGGTGGCTCTCACCGGTAGGACGCGGTCCCTGGACCTCCTTGTCGACGACGACGGAGCGGTGGTCGTGAACGCCGTGCACGCCGGCGTCGGCGCCGAGGCCGCTGCGAAGGCCGAAGGCCTCAAGAAGGTCCTCGGGCCGGCCGCCTACCCCGTCGGCGCCTTGCGCGCAGGAACGGGCGTCACCGGCTGGCGCCTGCGGATCACGCTGGACGGGACGGTGCTGCACGAGGGCGACGTCCTCATGGTCACCGTCGGGCTCGGGTCCTCGATCGGCGGGGGCACCCAGGTTGCCCCCGACGCCGAGCCCGACGACGGGCTCGCCGACGTCGTCGTCGCCACCGCCACGGGGCCGCTGGCACGGGCCGGCTACGCCCGCGACCTGCGCCACGGGGAACACCTCGGCCGCGACGACGTCGTCCTGGCACGGGGCACCGAGGTGCGGGTCGAGGCGGTGGGGCCGGAGGACGCCTTCCGCACGAATGCCGACGGCGAGGTGACGGGGCCGCACGCCTCGCGCACGTGGCGTGTGGTCCCGGGGGCCTGGCGCTGCCGGGTGCCGGGGTAG